The Falco naumanni isolate bFalNau1 chromosome 14, bFalNau1.pat, whole genome shotgun sequence genome includes a window with the following:
- the LOC121097579 gene encoding V-set and immunoglobulin domain-containing protein 4-like isoform X1 encodes MRVLVRAALLLSPLLVCNAFLDLTGPSEVKGVWKGSATLPCTYVPVKGFVQQTLKWTVVRDHSSSTVFWRDGSDDNILLSKYRGRVSVPRDTPGNVSLHIQNLQISDRGTYACRVTWRASNNSLIAKEITTEVEVVKVAVTKPVIRAGELGLAVPAGARTSLTCVADGSPPISYRWFRSTPGGKALLLSSQAELAWDRLQPSDAGKYYCEAENRAGARAVQQSDTVELTVRDLPTTTVASQSDVGTSGRHRSSTEKNQTELVFGGTSGILWTSLGSTVVTDLPVTVATSWKGVGNSEKNSATQNVQRTHLPLYLVILIAVVCGAVVFLVIFLIICIRKPKDARVYEVKFHNSRAAASSGCESTGHYEEPISCTENNYVMEPVKNQGSEEINTKENEYVCVENTQESEYEVGDAV; translated from the exons ATGCGAGTGCTGGtaagagcagctctgcttctgagTCCTCTTCTTGTCTGCAACG cttttctggaCCTGACTGGCCCCAGTGAGGTCAAAGGTGTATGGAAGGGGTCTGCCACCTTGCCGTGTACCTATGTGCCTGTGAAGGGCTTTGTGCAGCAAACCCTCAAGTGGACTGTGGTACgtgaccacagctccagcacagtCTTTTGGAGGGATGGCTCTGATGACAACATTCTCCTGTCCAAGTACAGGGGCAGGGTCAGCGTTCCGAGGGACACCCCAGGGAACGTGTCTCTCCACATCCAGAACCTGCAGATCTCTGACAGGGGAACCTACGCTTGCCGGGTCACCTGGAGAGCCAGCAACAACAGCCTGATAGCAAAAGAGATCACCACTGAAGTGGAGGTTGTTAAAG TTGCTGTGACCAAGCCCGTCATCAGGGCGGGcgagctggggctggcagtgccgGCAGGAGCCAGGACCAGCCTGACCTGTGTGGCCGACGGGTCCCCCCCCATCAGCTACCGCTGGTTCAGGAGCACCCCGGGAGGGAAAGCCCTGCTCctgagcagccaggctgagctggcGTGGGACCGCCTGCAGCCCTCCGACGCCGGGAAGTACTACTGTGAGGCAGAGAacagggctggagccagggcagTGCAGCAGAGCGACACCGTTGAGCTGACAGTGAGAG ATCTGCCCACCACAACAGTGGCCTCGCAGAGCGATGTGGGAACCTCGGGAAGACATCGCTCCAGCACAG aaaaaaaccaaacagagcTGGTGTTTGGCGGTACCTCAGGAATCCTTTGGACATCACTGGGCTCCACTGTTGTCacag atCTGCCCGTAACAGTAGCAACTTCTTGGAAGGGTGTgggaaattcagaaaagaattcTGCAACTCAGA ATGTCCAGAGGACTCACCTGCCCCTGTACCTGGTCATCCTGATTGCTGTGGTCTGCGGTGCTGTTGTTTTCCTTGTCATCTTTCTTATCATTTGCATTAGAAAGCCCAAAGATG CTCGGGTCTATGAAGTAAAATT ccATAACTCGAGAGCAGCAGCTTCTTCAGGGTGTGAAAGTACAGGTCATTATGAGGAACCCATCTCCTGCACTGAAAACAACTATGTGATGGAGCCTGTGAAAAACCAAGgatctgaagaaataaatacaaaagagaaTGAATATGTCTGTGTTGAAAATACCCAGGAATCTGAATATGAAGTAGGGGATGCTGTATGA
- the LOC121097469 gene encoding V-set and immunoglobulin domain-containing protein 4-like isoform X2: protein MGEVVRIVVFVMAFINCNALLDLSGVPQVKGTWMATTTLPCAYMPSEGFTQQMLSWSIERDHRTSTIFRRDDSGDHILLAQFRDRVSVPKHSPGNASLLIENLEMPDSGHYTCKVIWRSENNSLVTKEVTTVVKVVKVAVTKPVIRAGELGLAVPAGARTSLTCVADGSPPISYRWFRSTPGGKALLLSSQAELAWDRLQPSDAGKYYCEAENRAGARAVQQSDTVELTVRGSPVTQQPSAGTDRHARPPLTPRGSGTQQVPTGTPQAAPPRAPVRAAGRAGRGRAGGADGRAVAPQARQEGTSL, encoded by the exons aTGGGAGAAGTTGTGCGGATAGTGGTGTTTGTGATGGCTTTCATCAACTGCAATG ccctcctggATCTGTCTGGTGTCCCCCAGGTCAAGGGCACGTGGATGGCAACCACCACTTTACCGTGTGCATACATGCCCTCAGAAGGTTTCACACAGCAAATGCTCAGCTGGAGCATAGAGCGAGACCATAGGACCTCTACCATCTTTCGGAGGGACGATTCTGGTGACCACATCCTGTTGGCTCAGTTCCGAGACCGGGTCAGCGTCCCAAAGCACAGCCCAGGGAACGCCTCACTCCTAATTGAGAACCTCGAAATGCCTGACAGTGGACACTACACCTGTAAAGTCATCTGGAGGTCTGAAAACAACAGCTTGGTAACAAAGGAGGTGACCACTGTGGTTAAAGTAGTCAAAG TTGCTGTGACCAAGCCCGTCATCAGGGCGGGcgagctggggctggcagtgccgGCAGGAGCCAGGACCAGCCTGACCTGTGTGGCCGACGGGTCCCCCCCCATCAGCTACCGCTGGTTCAGGAGCACCCCGGGAGGGAAAGCCCTGCTCctgagcagccaggctgagctggcGTGGGACCGCCTGCAGCCCTCCGACGCCGGGAAGTACTACTGTGAGGCAGAGAacagggctggagccagggcagTGCAGCAGAGCGACACCGTTGAGCTGACAGTGAGAG GGTCCCCAGTCACacagcagcccagtgctgggACTGACAGGCACGCCAGACCCCCGCTCACCCCTCGAGGCAGTGGGACCCAGCAAGTGCCCACAG GGACCCCCCAGgccgcgcccccccgcgcccctgTACGCGCTGCCGGCCGCGCTGGGCGGGGCCGCGCTGGGGGCGCTGATGGCCGCGCTGTTGCGCCGCAGGCCCGGCAAGAAGG aacCTCTCTATGA
- the LOC121097579 gene encoding V-set and immunoglobulin domain-containing protein 4-like isoform X2 — translation MRVLVRAALLLSPLLVCNAFLDLTGPSEVKGVWKGSATLPCTYVPVKGFVQQTLKWTVVRDHSSSTVFWRDGSDDNILLSKYRGRVSVPRDTPGNVSLHIQNLQISDRGTYACRVTWRASNNSLIAKEITTEVEVVKVAVTKPVIRAGELGLAVPAGARTSLTCVADGSPPISYRWFRSTPGGKALLLSSQAELAWDRLQPSDAGKYYCEAENRAGARAVQQSDTVELTVRDLPTTTVASQSDVGTSGRHRSSTDLPVTVATSWKGVGNSEKNSATQNVQRTHLPLYLVILIAVVCGAVVFLVIFLIICIRKPKDARVYEVKFHNSRAAASSGCESTGHYEEPISCTENNYVMEPVKNQGSEEINTKENEYVCVENTQESEYEVGDAV, via the exons ATGCGAGTGCTGGtaagagcagctctgcttctgagTCCTCTTCTTGTCTGCAACG cttttctggaCCTGACTGGCCCCAGTGAGGTCAAAGGTGTATGGAAGGGGTCTGCCACCTTGCCGTGTACCTATGTGCCTGTGAAGGGCTTTGTGCAGCAAACCCTCAAGTGGACTGTGGTACgtgaccacagctccagcacagtCTTTTGGAGGGATGGCTCTGATGACAACATTCTCCTGTCCAAGTACAGGGGCAGGGTCAGCGTTCCGAGGGACACCCCAGGGAACGTGTCTCTCCACATCCAGAACCTGCAGATCTCTGACAGGGGAACCTACGCTTGCCGGGTCACCTGGAGAGCCAGCAACAACAGCCTGATAGCAAAAGAGATCACCACTGAAGTGGAGGTTGTTAAAG TTGCTGTGACCAAGCCCGTCATCAGGGCGGGcgagctggggctggcagtgccgGCAGGAGCCAGGACCAGCCTGACCTGTGTGGCCGACGGGTCCCCCCCCATCAGCTACCGCTGGTTCAGGAGCACCCCGGGAGGGAAAGCCCTGCTCctgagcagccaggctgagctggcGTGGGACCGCCTGCAGCCCTCCGACGCCGGGAAGTACTACTGTGAGGCAGAGAacagggctggagccagggcagTGCAGCAGAGCGACACCGTTGAGCTGACAGTGAGAG ATCTGCCCACCACAACAGTGGCCTCGCAGAGCGATGTGGGAACCTCGGGAAGACATCGCTCCAGCACAG atCTGCCCGTAACAGTAGCAACTTCTTGGAAGGGTGTgggaaattcagaaaagaattcTGCAACTCAGA ATGTCCAGAGGACTCACCTGCCCCTGTACCTGGTCATCCTGATTGCTGTGGTCTGCGGTGCTGTTGTTTTCCTTGTCATCTTTCTTATCATTTGCATTAGAAAGCCCAAAGATG CTCGGGTCTATGAAGTAAAATT ccATAACTCGAGAGCAGCAGCTTCTTCAGGGTGTGAAAGTACAGGTCATTATGAGGAACCCATCTCCTGCACTGAAAACAACTATGTGATGGAGCCTGTGAAAAACCAAGgatctgaagaaataaatacaaaagagaaTGAATATGTCTGTGTTGAAAATACCCAGGAATCTGAATATGAAGTAGGGGATGCTGTATGA
- the LOC121097469 gene encoding V-set and immunoglobulin domain-containing protein 4-like isoform X1 encodes MGEVVRIVVFVMAFINCNALLDLSGVPQVKGTWMATTTLPCAYMPSEGFTQQMLSWSIERDHRTSTIFRRDDSGDHILLAQFRDRVSVPKHSPGNASLLIENLEMPDSGHYTCKVIWRSENNSLVTKEVTTVVKVVKVAVTKPVIRAGELGLAVPAGARTSLTCVADGSPPISYRWFRSTPGGKALLLSSQAELAWDRLQPSDAGKYYCEAENRAGARAVQQSDTVELTVRGSPVTQQPSAGTDRHARPPLTPRGSGTQQVPTEPLYEVAFCSTADVMRLETDVEVPVKCLHKKTNCKTETFNDTFTVKDDSHNSIYIRKNPEYENLVSAMESEYETERI; translated from the exons aTGGGAGAAGTTGTGCGGATAGTGGTGTTTGTGATGGCTTTCATCAACTGCAATG ccctcctggATCTGTCTGGTGTCCCCCAGGTCAAGGGCACGTGGATGGCAACCACCACTTTACCGTGTGCATACATGCCCTCAGAAGGTTTCACACAGCAAATGCTCAGCTGGAGCATAGAGCGAGACCATAGGACCTCTACCATCTTTCGGAGGGACGATTCTGGTGACCACATCCTGTTGGCTCAGTTCCGAGACCGGGTCAGCGTCCCAAAGCACAGCCCAGGGAACGCCTCACTCCTAATTGAGAACCTCGAAATGCCTGACAGTGGACACTACACCTGTAAAGTCATCTGGAGGTCTGAAAACAACAGCTTGGTAACAAAGGAGGTGACCACTGTGGTTAAAGTAGTCAAAG TTGCTGTGACCAAGCCCGTCATCAGGGCGGGcgagctggggctggcagtgccgGCAGGAGCCAGGACCAGCCTGACCTGTGTGGCCGACGGGTCCCCCCCCATCAGCTACCGCTGGTTCAGGAGCACCCCGGGAGGGAAAGCCCTGCTCctgagcagccaggctgagctggcGTGGGACCGCCTGCAGCCCTCCGACGCCGGGAAGTACTACTGTGAGGCAGAGAacagggctggagccagggcagTGCAGCAGAGCGACACCGTTGAGCTGACAGTGAGAG GGTCCCCAGTCACacagcagcccagtgctgggACTGACAGGCACGCCAGACCCCCGCTCACCCCTCGAGGCAGTGGGACCCAGCAAGTGCCCACAG aacCTCTCTATGAAGTTGCTTT ctgcagcactgcagatgtCATGAGATTGGAGACTGATGTGGAAGTCCCTGTTAAGTGCCTACACAAGAAGACAAATTGTAAGACTGAAACATTCAATGATACTTTCACTGTGAAAGATGACAGCCACAACAGCATATACATCAGGAAGAATCCTGAGTATGAGAACCTTGTGAGTGCAATGGAATCAGaatatgaaacagaaagaatttaG